In Rhizobium lusitanum, a genomic segment contains:
- a CDS encoding APC family permease produces the protein MSEIELGKAGTDLRRNAIGVSHIVFFVVAAAAPLTAVVGASPAAFAFGNGPGVPATYLLVGVLYLLFSVGFTAMSRFIGSAGGFYPYIAAGLSRPAGVAGAFIALATYIAIELAVFGLFGFFVNDIVKTSGGADIPWWLYACLLAALIYGCGRRNIEFSGRVLGYCMIAEIAILALFSLRVLLSGGGPDGIAVAPFGPSAVFAPGMGVSLVFVVASFIGFEATAIFGEEARDPKRTIARATYLAVIIIAVFYAFVTWAMALHYGPSNIAAEATANTATLYLTAVKAMLGGPAGIALNALLITSLFACALSFHNTINRYFYSLGRERLAWSGFARTHGTHQSPYMAGAVQTVMMIVLILAFALAGQDPYAVVFAWMGAFASVGILLLQTMVCLAVIGFFRNDARDVGIWHRIVAPGVSMAGLLVCLVLMVINLPLVSSSESPIVESFPVILVLIGIAGAILAIWLKARRPDVYANLGRAFA, from the coding sequence GGTTGGCGCTTCGCCCGCCGCCTTTGCATTCGGGAATGGACCCGGCGTGCCGGCGACCTATCTCCTCGTGGGCGTTCTCTATCTTCTTTTCAGCGTCGGCTTCACGGCAATGAGCCGGTTTATCGGTTCGGCTGGCGGATTTTACCCTTATATCGCCGCGGGTCTCAGCCGCCCTGCTGGCGTGGCCGGCGCATTTATCGCACTTGCCACCTATATCGCGATTGAGCTGGCAGTGTTCGGCCTCTTCGGTTTCTTCGTCAATGACATCGTCAAAACGTCTGGAGGCGCTGATATCCCTTGGTGGCTGTATGCTTGCCTGCTCGCAGCCCTGATTTATGGCTGTGGTCGCCGGAACATCGAGTTCTCCGGCCGGGTTCTCGGCTATTGCATGATCGCGGAAATCGCCATTCTGGCGCTCTTTTCGCTGCGCGTGCTGCTCTCAGGCGGCGGACCGGACGGTATAGCGGTCGCCCCCTTCGGGCCTTCGGCCGTTTTTGCTCCGGGTATGGGGGTCTCTCTAGTCTTCGTTGTCGCGTCCTTCATCGGCTTCGAGGCAACCGCCATTTTCGGTGAAGAGGCCCGCGATCCCAAGCGCACGATTGCGCGGGCAACCTATCTCGCCGTTATTATCATCGCTGTCTTCTATGCCTTCGTTACCTGGGCGATGGCGCTGCATTACGGCCCATCCAATATTGCAGCGGAGGCGACGGCCAATACCGCGACACTCTACTTGACCGCCGTGAAGGCGATGCTGGGTGGCCCGGCCGGGATCGCTCTGAATGCTCTCTTGATCACCAGCCTCTTTGCCTGCGCGCTTTCCTTCCACAACACCATCAACCGCTACTTCTATTCGCTCGGCCGCGAGAGACTGGCATGGTCTGGCTTCGCCCGCACTCACGGAACTCATCAGTCTCCATACATGGCCGGCGCGGTCCAGACGGTGATGATGATCGTATTGATCCTCGCCTTCGCGCTGGCCGGGCAGGATCCTTACGCGGTCGTGTTTGCCTGGATGGGTGCCTTTGCCAGTGTCGGCATTCTCCTTTTGCAGACAATGGTTTGCTTGGCGGTGATCGGCTTTTTCCGCAACGATGCGCGCGACGTCGGCATCTGGCATCGCATTGTCGCACCGGGGGTCAGCATGGCCGGGTTGCTGGTCTGCCTCGTTCTGATGGTCATCAACCTGCCACTCGTCAGCAGTTCGGAATCCCCGATCGTCGAAAGCTTCCCCGTCATTCTGGTGCTGATCGGCATTGCGGGCGCAATCCTTGCGATCTGGCTGAAAGCTCGCAGGCCGGATGTTTACGCCAATCTCGGCCGCGCTTTCGCCTGA
- a CDS encoding primary-amine oxidase: protein MDTCCVSNPPRQMPPVVSHPLQPLTPEEIRQVATIVRKHPPYGDNTRFETIELMEPDKATVRTFSPGSPIARKARVNVFSAAIVSVTSLIVCLDTDTILSRKDFPGKRPMIQLEQFLGIEGIVRADPVFIAACERRGITDMDTVCIDPWSAGNFDVPGEEGRHLCHVFCWVRLRENENFYAHPIEGLNAVIDLNTNEVIRVDDYGVVPIPTREVNYESQFIETFQPQAKPINVVQPEGVNFTFDGHRITWRNWSLVVGFNAREALTLHDIRFDGRPIVNRASIVEMTVPYGSPDNGHFRKNVFDIGEYGIGKLANSLKLGCDCLGVIKYLDVHLNTMDGDPWTIEKAICVHEEDSGLLWKHIDFRTERAEIRRGAKLVISTICTVGNYEYGLYWYLHLDGTIEHEVKATGIINTAACIPGQPPKYGREVAPGVVGHIHQHILCARLDMAVDGDANSVVECNTYAEPFGPSNPYGNAFYEEQTVLTRESEAARRAEPASQRYWKVINPNKTNYTGAAVGYKLEANHCITPFVHPDSPSGKRAAFVQNHVWVTAYDPEERFPGGDFMNHSDGTEGLVEFIAKDRPIENTDIVLWHVFGLHHPVRIEDFPVQPCVFTGFKLMPSGFFNHNPAINLPPVVNAASCSA, encoded by the coding sequence ATGGATACCTGCTGCGTTTCCAACCCGCCCCGCCAGATGCCACCGGTTGTCAGTCATCCCCTGCAGCCCTTGACGCCGGAGGAGATTCGCCAAGTGGCGACGATCGTGCGCAAGCATCCGCCCTATGGGGATAACACACGTTTCGAGACGATCGAGTTGATGGAACCGGACAAGGCAACGGTAAGGACGTTTTCGCCTGGTTCGCCAATAGCCCGCAAGGCGAGGGTCAACGTCTTCAGCGCGGCCATCGTCAGCGTGACGAGCCTCATCGTCTGCCTCGATACGGATACGATCCTGAGCCGCAAAGATTTTCCCGGCAAACGGCCGATGATCCAGCTCGAGCAGTTTCTTGGCATCGAGGGTATCGTCCGTGCCGATCCGGTCTTCATTGCTGCCTGCGAACGCCGTGGGATAACCGACATGGATACGGTTTGCATCGACCCCTGGTCGGCTGGAAACTTCGACGTGCCGGGCGAGGAAGGTCGCCATCTTTGCCACGTATTCTGCTGGGTGCGGCTGCGCGAGAACGAGAACTTCTATGCCCACCCGATCGAAGGGCTAAACGCGGTGATCGACCTCAACACGAACGAGGTGATCCGCGTCGACGACTATGGCGTCGTTCCCATTCCAACGCGGGAGGTGAATTACGAAAGCCAGTTCATCGAAACATTTCAGCCTCAGGCCAAGCCGATCAACGTGGTTCAGCCCGAGGGCGTGAACTTCACCTTTGACGGTCACCGGATCACCTGGCGCAACTGGTCCCTTGTGGTCGGCTTCAACGCACGCGAGGCTCTCACTCTTCATGACATCCGCTTCGATGGCCGGCCAATCGTCAACCGTGCCTCCATCGTTGAGATGACGGTACCGTATGGCAGCCCGGACAACGGCCATTTCCGCAAGAACGTCTTCGATATCGGCGAATACGGTATCGGCAAGCTTGCCAACTCCTTGAAACTCGGCTGCGACTGCCTTGGCGTCATCAAATATCTCGACGTGCACCTCAACACCATGGATGGTGACCCGTGGACGATCGAAAAAGCCATCTGCGTGCATGAGGAAGATTCCGGACTTCTCTGGAAGCATATCGACTTCCGCACGGAGCGCGCCGAAATCCGCCGCGGCGCCAAGCTGGTCATCTCCACGATCTGCACCGTCGGCAACTACGAATACGGGCTTTATTGGTATCTCCATCTCGACGGCACGATCGAGCATGAGGTGAAGGCAACCGGTATCATCAACACGGCCGCCTGCATTCCAGGCCAGCCGCCGAAATACGGACGCGAAGTGGCGCCTGGTGTGGTCGGCCACATTCACCAGCACATCCTATGCGCCCGTCTCGATATGGCGGTCGATGGCGACGCCAACAGCGTGGTGGAGTGCAATACTTATGCCGAGCCGTTTGGACCTTCCAACCCCTATGGCAATGCCTTCTACGAGGAGCAGACCGTGCTCACGCGGGAAAGCGAGGCCGCAAGGCGGGCCGAACCCGCATCGCAGCGCTACTGGAAGGTCATTAATCCCAATAAGACGAACTATACTGGCGCAGCCGTCGGCTACAAGCTGGAGGCCAACCATTGCATTACGCCCTTCGTGCACCCGGATTCACCTTCCGGAAAGCGCGCCGCCTTCGTGCAGAACCATGTTTGGGTCACGGCCTATGATCCTGAAGAGCGTTTTCCTGGTGGCGACTTCATGAACCATTCCGATGGGACGGAAGGTCTTGTGGAGTTCATCGCCAAGGATCGGCCGATCGAGAATACAGACATCGTTCTCTGGCATGTTTTTGGACTGCACCATCCTGTGCGGATTGAGGATTTTCCGGTGCAGCCTTGCGTCTTCACCGGCTTTAAGCTGATGCCGAGCGGCTTTTTCAACCACAATCCGGCGATCAACCTGCCGCCGGTCGTCAACGCGGCAAGCTGCTCGGCTTGA
- a CDS encoding sulfite exporter TauE/SafE family protein: MSDPLMFATVLAGGLLMGFAGSLHCAGQCGGIASSLLIATGWGSSGSERVRALLVTQLGRTVTYTIAGGLVGTAGSALGNLLDLAGIQPVLRILGGVMLIWVGLAVVGAVPGPQVFDRRVMAVSGRMLGRNLPSAFRNSSALLLGMAWGAAPCAMVYNALMSAMLTGTPATGALFMLGFGLATVPAVAITALATAQIVAVGPMLPKAALRKVVGIAIMLLGLVSTMAPAMSLGALCVS; encoded by the coding sequence ATGTCTGATCCGTTGATGTTCGCGACGGTCCTTGCCGGCGGCCTGCTAATGGGCTTTGCCGGCAGCCTTCATTGCGCAGGCCAGTGCGGTGGTATCGCGTCGTCGCTACTGATCGCTACGGGGTGGGGAAGTTCCGGATCGGAAAGGGTAAGGGCTCTGTTGGTTACCCAGCTCGGCCGCACGGTCACCTATACGATCGCAGGAGGTCTTGTCGGCACTGCCGGCAGTGCATTGGGTAATCTTCTCGATCTCGCCGGTATCCAGCCCGTGCTGCGTATCCTCGGCGGGGTTATGTTGATCTGGGTTGGGTTGGCGGTTGTCGGCGCCGTCCCTGGTCCCCAGGTCTTCGACCGCCGCGTCATGGCCGTCTCCGGCCGGATGCTTGGGCGCAATCTTCCGTCCGCATTCCGGAATTCTTCGGCGCTGCTTCTGGGTATGGCCTGGGGGGCGGCTCCCTGCGCGATGGTCTACAATGCGCTGATGAGCGCCATGCTAACCGGTACGCCGGCAACAGGCGCGTTGTTCATGTTGGGCTTCGGTCTGGCGACGGTTCCGGCCGTGGCAATTACAGCGCTTGCAACAGCGCAAATTGTTGCTGTGGGGCCAATGCTGCCCAAGGCGGCACTCCGCAAAGTGGTCGGGATCGCCATCATGCTCCTAGGCCTTGTAAGTACGATGGCGCCTGCCATGTCGCTGGGGGCATTGTGCGTGAGCTGA
- a CDS encoding YceI family protein, translated as MLVTTAGYSYAQSATPATETKAPAGVYKLDPTHAALLWSVKHNKISNYTVRFNKLEATLKLDPAKIENSSIEASIDATSVVTGYPADYKATHASSPYQTWDEEISRDPKMLNSNAHPKITFKSTKVTSTGPTTADVTGDLTFLGVTKPVTLKATLNGEIDSHPFAGVPAVGFAAEGSFNRTEFGQPAGYVGPDVTIRFDGEFIQDTSAK; from the coding sequence ATGCTTGTTACAACCGCAGGCTACTCCTATGCACAATCGGCGACGCCGGCCACCGAGACCAAAGCACCGGCCGGGGTCTACAAGCTGGATCCGACACATGCGGCTCTGCTGTGGTCCGTGAAGCACAACAAGATCTCCAATTATACCGTTCGTTTCAACAAGCTCGAAGCCACGTTGAAGCTCGACCCGGCCAAAATTGAGAACTCCTCCATCGAGGCGAGCATCGATGCAACCTCCGTCGTGACCGGCTACCCGGCTGACTATAAGGCCACGCACGCTTCCTCGCCATATCAGACCTGGGATGAGGAAATCAGCCGCGATCCGAAAATGCTGAACAGCAATGCCCATCCGAAGATCACCTTCAAATCGACGAAGGTCACGTCCACCGGCCCGACGACCGCCGATGTCACGGGCGACCTGACCTTCCTTGGCGTCACCAAGCCAGTGACCCTGAAAGCCACATTGAACGGCGAGATCGACAGTCACCCATTCGCAGGCGTGCCGGCCGTCGGCTTTGCAGCTGAGGGCAGCTTCAACCGTACCGAATTCGGCCAGCCGGCTGGATATGTCGGCCCTGATGTCACGATCCGCTTCGATGGCGAATTCATCCAGGACACGTCGGCCAAGTAA
- a CDS encoding YceI family protein codes for MNIHSSSPVRPALKSGKRYSAVAIALHWVSALLVISMIPMGWWMVRAINKPDTQQLAYQLFQVHKSIGFAILALTLLRVVWRLTHPIPALPAGMKGWERILARATHIAFYGLLLAIPLTGWVYVSAGWAVSTDRPLMVATSWFGLFTIPDLPRLESMRTLAFGAMGAHAYMAYGGALLIGLHLVAALKHHVIDRDGVLAQMLPFLRGRGHEDHHAPVGKALLPRSAGIAFVLLIGLVGCWLHLPGPRTEPAPMAAEAAAPAAIPLSAVAAAMPATDANATAWTIDKAASGITFSGSHAGKPFSGRFDEWTGDIRFDPTNLAGSKAIIIVNTISAKTGDATQESSLKNGEWFNAARFPEARFETKSFKSLGGDRYEAAGSLTIKKTTVPVTLPFIYSLQGDKAQVEGNVELERAALDLGMFSDPAAEWVSKAIEVKIGVTATRK; via the coding sequence ATGAATATTCATTCCAGCTCGCCCGTTCGTCCGGCTCTCAAAAGCGGCAAACGCTATAGCGCGGTCGCCATCGCCCTCCATTGGGTATCAGCGCTTCTGGTGATCTCCATGATCCCGATGGGCTGGTGGATGGTCAGGGCTATCAATAAGCCCGACACACAGCAGCTCGCCTATCAATTGTTTCAGGTGCATAAATCCATAGGTTTCGCCATTCTCGCGCTGACCTTGCTCCGGGTCGTCTGGCGCCTCACGCATCCGATCCCGGCGCTGCCCGCCGGCATGAAAGGGTGGGAGCGCATTCTTGCCCGCGCCACGCATATTGCCTTTTACGGCCTGCTGCTCGCCATTCCGCTGACTGGCTGGGTTTATGTCTCGGCCGGCTGGGCCGTCAGCACGGATCGCCCCCTGATGGTTGCGACCTCATGGTTCGGCCTGTTCACCATTCCCGATCTACCACGCCTCGAAAGCATGCGGACGCTCGCCTTTGGCGCCATGGGTGCCCATGCCTATATGGCCTATGGCGGCGCCCTGCTCATCGGTTTGCACCTGGTCGCTGCGCTTAAGCACCATGTCATCGACCGCGACGGGGTCCTCGCCCAAATGCTACCCTTCCTGCGCGGCAGAGGGCATGAGGACCACCATGCGCCGGTGGGGAAAGCCCTGCTACCCCGCAGCGCCGGTATTGCCTTCGTCCTATTGATCGGCCTCGTCGGCTGTTGGCTGCATCTGCCCGGCCCGCGCACCGAGCCGGCACCGATGGCCGCCGAAGCAGCCGCTCCCGCGGCAATTCCGCTTTCCGCCGTGGCGGCCGCCATGCCGGCTACAGACGCCAACGCCACGGCCTGGACCATCGACAAGGCCGCCTCCGGGATTACGTTCAGTGGCAGCCATGCGGGCAAGCCTTTCAGTGGGCGCTTTGACGAGTGGACCGGCGACATTCGCTTCGACCCCACCAACCTGGCCGGCTCCAAAGCGATCATCATCGTCAATACCATCTCCGCAAAGACCGGCGACGCCACCCAGGAGAGCTCCCTGAAAAACGGGGAATGGTTCAACGCCGCGCGTTTCCCCGAGGCTCGCTTCGAAACCAAAAGCTTCAAATCGCTCGGCGGCGATCGCTATGAAGCCGCGGGCAGCCTGACCATCAAGAAGACGACCGTTCCCGTCACTCTGCCCTTCATCTATTCATTGCAGGGCGACAAGGCACAGGTTGAAGGCAATGTCGAACTCGAGCGCGCCGCACTGGATCTCGGCATGTTCTCCGACCCGGCGGCGGAATGGGTCTCCAAGGCCATCGAGGTTAAGATCGGTGTCACGGCGACGAGAAAATAA